Below is a window of Saccharomonospora viridis DSM 43017 DNA.
AACACCGCCGCCACGGCGCCCACCCCGGCCAGGGCCCAGCGGCCGCGACGCTCGTCGAGTCCGGTGCGATGCACGATCATGCGCCCCGCGCGCAGGATCCGCCGTACCCGCAGGATGCGGAACGCCCCGAGCATCAACAGGATCCGTAACACCTGTGTCGGGCCGATGACGAACACCACTGCGGGCACGGTGATCGCGACGATCAGCAGCTGGGCCCGATAGCGTCGCACGAACAGGCGTACGCTGCCGCTGAACCACAACAGCGCGGCCGATTCGCCCACCAACACGGCGAGGGAGAGCCAGTTGAGCACCCTGCCGACCACGCCGGGGAGGCCGGGTGCGGTGGTGAGGAAGACCGCGGGTATCGACAGGAGCGCGGCAGCCAGGACGGGGACGGCCAGGGATTGTTGAATCCGTCGGGCACGGTCGTCGTCCGGGGCGGTACGGCGCATCAGCCGCATGACGGTACACGGCGTCGGTCCGGTTCGACCCACTGGACCGGTATGTCAGGGATGGCGGGTTCGACTACGCGGACCGTGGGCGCGGCTACGCAGGGTGTGGACGCGAGATGTTGGGAGAGGTTCAGCCTTGCAGGACCACCGTCACGATGCCGGCGAGGTGAGCCAGGCGTGCGACCTCGGCGGCGCGGAACATCGGTCCTCCGGGCCGGCCCACCAGAAGTGCCCGTTCGGGTTTGCCGATGGGGGTGGCGGCGAGTTCGGTGCCGAGTTCGCGCCACATCTCGGGCACCCACGGCGCTTCGGCGTCCAGCACGGTGGCGTGTTCCAACGGCAGCCACGGCAGTTCACCCAATGGTGCTTCCGGTGCGGCGGTGGACGACGCCAGCCGGGTGACGCCGCTGTCCCCGTCGTCCTCACTGCCGACCTCCACGACGATCGACCACCCGGCTCGCACGATCCGGGGAACCCCGTCGGCCAACAGTTCGAGTCCGGACTCGGGCTGAGAGGCGATCGCCTCGACGAGTTCGAGCTCTCGGTGTGTGTCGAGGACACCCGCGTACGGCCGCACGGCGTCGACCTCGACCCCGTCGACGCTCTCGGCCGCGGTGATGAGCGTGTCGGGCAATCGACCGGCGGGAAGCTCGACCACGAAGTCGTCGATCGCGATACCGTTGCCCCGCTCGACGACGTTGACACTGAGAATGTCGGCTCCCGCCATGCCCAGGGCGCTGGCCACGGCGCCGAGAGTCCCAGGAGCGTCCGGGAGCTGAACCCGGATCAGGAAAGACAACGTGAACCCCTTTCCTCGGCCAGCGTCCTCACCTCTTCATGCTCACGTTCACCGACCGATGATTGTGACAGTTCGGGCTCCTGTGTGGGTAGTCGCTGTCGGGGCCGGACCCGAGACGAGCGAATGACACCGCAGGTCATAGACTGCCTTGGGTAACACCCGAATCGGCAACGTCTGAGTTGAGAATCGAGAACACCCCGGGAGTCGCCCGCGTGTCGAACATTTCCCGCGACGAGATCGCGCATTTGGCCAAGCTGGCGCGAATGAATGTCACTGAGGAAGAGCTGGACCTTTTCGTGGGCCGGCTCGACCAGGTCCTGAACGAAGTGGCGAAGGTCAGCGAGGTCGCGTCCGACGACATTCCGCCGATGACGCACGCCGTCGCGTTGACCAATGCCTTCCGTGACGACGAGGTGCGGCCGGGGCTGAGTCAGGAAGAGGCGCTGTCGGGTGCTCCGGCGGTGGAGGACGGCAGGTTCCGGGTGCCGCGCATTCTTGGGGAAGAGCAGTGACCGATCTGACGAGGCTGTCCGCCGCCGAATTGGCGGAGAAAATCCATTCGCGTGAGGTGTCCGCCGAGGAGGTGACCAAGGCTCATCTCGACCGGATCACCGAGGTGGACTCCGAGATCAACGCGTTCCTGCACGTCGACGCCGAGGGCGCGCTCGCCGCGGCGCGCGCTGTGGACGCCAGTCTGGCCAACGGCGAACAGCCGGCGTCGCCACTGGCGGGTGTGCCGCTGGCGTTGAAGGACGCCTTCACCACGCGTGGCATGCCGACGACGTGTGGTTCGCGGACGCTGGAGAACTGGGTCCCGCCGTACGACGCGACGGTGACGCGCAAGCTGCGTGAGGCGGGCGTGCCGATCCTCGGCAAGACCAACATGGACGAGTTCGCCATGGGGTCCTCCACCGAGAACTCGGCGTTCGGTCCGACGCTCAACCCGTGGGACCTCACGCGTGTCTCCGGTGGTTCGGGTGGTGGTTCGGCGGCGTCACTCGCCGCGTTCGAGGCCCCGTTGGCCATCGGCACGGACACGGGGGGTTCCATCCGCCAGCCCGCTGCCCTCACCGGCACGGTCGGCGTCAAGCCGACGTACGGCGCTGTGTCGCGCTACGGGATGGTGGCGTTCTCGTCGTCCCTGGACCAGGGTGGTCCGTGCGCGCGCACTGTGCTCGACGCGGCCCTGCTGCACGAGATCATCGCCGGTCACGACCCGCTCGACTCCACGTCGATCGACGTGCCGGTTCCAGCGTTGGCGGAGGCCGCCAGGCAGGGCGGCCGCGGTGATCTCTCGGGCGTGAAGGTCGGCGTGGTGCGTGAGCTGCGTGAGCTGGGTGGTGCGTCCTACCAGCCCGGTGTGGTGGCCTCGTTCGAGGCGGCTGTGGCCCAGCTGCGTGAGCTGGGTGCGGAGGTCGTCGAGATCTCGTGCCCGCACTTCCCCTACAGCCTGTCCGCGTACTACTTGATCGCGCCGAGCGAGTGTTCGTCGAACCTCGCCCGGTTCGACGCCATGCGGTACGGGTTGCGCGTGGCCGACGACGGTGAGCACAGTGCCGAGGAGGTCATGGCGGCCTCTCGCGAGGCCGGCTTCGGTCCCGAGGTCAAGCTCCGCATCATGCTGGGCACGTATGCGTTGTCTGCGGGTTACTACGAGGCCTACTACGGCTCGGCGCAGAAGGTGCGCACGTTGGTCGCGCGTGACTTCATGAACGCCTTCGAGCAGGTCGACGTGCTGGTGTCGCCGACGACGCCCACGACCGCGTTCCGGCTGGGAGAGCGGGCGGAACCGCTGGAGATGTATCTGGCCGATCTGTGCACCATCCCGACGAACCTCGCGGGTAACACGGCGATGAGCGTGCCCAGCGGTCTGTCCGACGACGGTCTGCCGGTCGGATTGCAGATCATGGCGCCGGCTCTGGCCGAGGAGCGCCTGTACCGCGTCGGCGCGGCCTACGAGGCGGCCCGCGGTCCGGTGCTGGACGAGATGCCTGAGCTGAAGGGAGCGGCGGCGAAGTGACGACTGTTGCCGACCTGATGGACTACGACGAGGTCGTCGAGAAGTACGACCCGGTGCTCGGGCTCGAGGTGCACGTCGAGCTCAACACGAAGACCAAGATGTTCTGCGGCTGCCCGAACGAGTTCGGGGGTGAGCCGAACACGCACGTGTGCCCCACGTGTCTCGGCCTTCCCGGCGGGTTGCCCGTGGTCAACGGCAAGGCGGTCGAGTCGGCCATCCGGATCGGCCTGGCGCTGAACTGCGAGATCGCCGAGTGGTGTCGGTTCGCCCGGAAGAACTACTTCTATCCGGACATGCCGAAGAACTTCCAGACCTCGCAGCACGACGAGCCGATCGCGTTCAACGGTTACCTCGACGTGGTGCTCGACGACGGCGAGGTCGTGCGGGTGGGCATCGAACGTGCCCACATGGAGGAGGACACCGGCAAGTCGTTGCACGTCGGTGGTACCGCCGGGCGGATCCACGGTGCCGAGCACTCGCTGCTGGACTACAACCGTGCGGGCGTGCCGCTCATCGAGATCGTCACCAAGCCCATCGAGGGCGTGGGGGAGCGGGCGCCGGAGGTCGCGCGGGCGTACGTGACGGCCCTGCGGGATCTGCTGCGCGCCATGGACGTCTCCGACGTGCGCATGGACCAGGGGTCGCTGCGGTGTGACGCCAACGTGTCGCTGCGCCCGAAGGGCTCGACCGAGTTCGGGACCCGCACGGAGACGAAGAACGTCAACTCGCTGCGCAGCGTCGAGCGCGCTGTGCGGTACGAGATGATGCGCCAGGCTGGGGTGCTGGCCGCGGGTGGCACCGTGACGCAGGAGACCCGCCACTTCCAGGAGGCCGACGGCACCACGTCGCCCGGGCGCCCCAAGGAGACCGCGGAGGACTACCGCTACTTCCCCGAACCGGACCTGGTGCCCGTCGCGCCGTCGCGGGAGTGGGTGGAGGAGCTGCGCAAGACGTTGCCCGAACTGCCGTGGGAGCGTCGTAAGCGCATCCAGCAGGAGTGGAACCTCACCGACGAGGAACTGCGGGACCTGTTCAACACGGGTGCCGTCGACCTCGTGGCGGCGACGGTGGAGGCCGGTGCCAAGCCGGGCGAGGCGCGCAGCTGGTGGGTGCAGTACCTGACCCAGCAGGCCAACGCCCGGGGGGTGGAGCTCAGCGAACTGCCGATCACCCCGGCCCAGGTGGCGCGTGTGATCGAACTCGTCAACTCCGGTGAGCTGACGAACAAGCTCGCGCGCGAAGTGGTCCAAGGCGTGTTGGCCGGTGAGGGCGAACCCGACGAGGTCGTGGAGCAGCGCGGTCTCAAGGTGGTCTCCGACGACTCGGCCCTGATCGCCGCCGTCGACGAGGCCCTCGCCGCACAGCCGGACGTGGCCGACAAGATCCGCGGCGGCAAGGTGCAGGCCGCAGGTGCCATCGTCGGTGCGGTGATGAAGGCGACCAAGGGACAGGCCGACGCCAAGCGCGTGCGGGAGCTGGTCCTGGAAAGGGTCGGCGCCTGACCGTGTCGACGCGCGACCGTCGGAAGCCGGGATGGTCGCCCGCTCAGGTGTCATGGCGCGAGTGGCTCGGCCTCGCGGCCGGGCTGCTCGCCGTCGCGTCGTTGTTCCTGCCGTGGACGCAGTTGAGCTCCGCCAATCCCGAGGTGAGTGCCGCGCTGGCGGAGCTACCCGCCGAGGACGTGTCCCGCTCGGTGTGGAAGGCGACGTTCTTCGGTTGGTTGGCCCCGCTGTTGGTGGCCATCTCCGGCGTGTGTGTCGTACTGCTCGGCCAGCGACCTCTGCTGCGTAGAAGCGGGCTACCGCAGTTGTGGTTGATCGCCGCCTCGGTGGCCGCGTGTGCGACGGTGTTGGCCTGGGTGTTCGTCGAGTGGCAGTTCGGGGCGGAGCAGCGCGCTTTCCTCGCTGTGAGTGGGGTGAACTTCGACGCCGCGTCCGGCCGGTACCTGGGTGCCCTGGCGGTGTTGCTCTCGTTCGTGGGAGCCGTGCTCGACGTGCGGGCGGCCGTCAGTCGCGGCCGGAGCCGGAAGCGGGCTGCCGGACGATGAGCACGACGCGGTCGTCGCTGGACACCGGGTCACCACCGTCCTTGTTGACCGTGCCCGCGACGGCGACGTCCTGAGTCACCTGGTCGAGGCTGCCGATCCGGCCGTAGCCGGGGCCGTTCCTGCCGTCCAACGTGGTCTGGGGGTCACCGCTGACCGAACCTTCCGCGGTGAGGGGGAGGTTTTGGATGTTGCCGGCCTCCTCCGTGGACACGGCGAGGGTGTCGGTCCAGTCGGAGCAACCACTGACCCCGGGTTTGTCCTTCCACGTCCACACGGGCGAGGTCAGTTCCTCGCCCGCTTCGATGCGGTACACCGCGTCGTGTCGTTCGGTCCGGTCGGTGACCCACAGTCGGGAGCCGTCCATGGCCTGGCACATCCCGCCGGGTGAGTGCAGGCCGCTGGCGTACACGGCCGAGTCGGCCTCGGGGTTGTCCTCGGCGGGTCTCCCCGACGCGTCGATGCGCAGGATCTTGCCCGCCAGCGACGTGCGATCGGCCGCGGCACGAGGGTTCCCCGCGTCTCCGGTGGCGACCAGCAGGGACCCGTCCGCGGTGGCCAGGAGCGCGCCTCCGTTGTTCTTCGGCCCCTTCGGGATTCCCGTGAGTACGGGTTTGGCCGATTGTCCCTCGGCGAACCGGACGACCCGGTTGTCGGTGGACGTCGTGACGTAGGCGAAGACGAGGCCGTCCTCGGCGTAGGTGGGGGAGAGCGCGAGCCCGGTCAGTCCCCCGTCTCCGGCGGCCTGGACGTCGAGAGCGGCGAATTCGCGTTCTTCTCCGTCGGTGTTGACGAGGAACACCCGGCCACTGCGTCGTTCCCCGGCGAGCGCGGTGACGCTGGAGCCGTCCGAGGGCAACGCCGCGACGGCCGACACGGTGTCCAGACAGGTGGCGATGACCGCCTTGTCGAAGTCGGTGCAGCCCTCGGGGGGACGCATGGGAGTCGTGGAGGTCGAGGGGGGATCGGGGATGACGTTGGGGCCGGCTTCGGGCAACTGTGGTTGGGGTCCGGCCTCGGCGGTGAGTTCGGGTGCCGCGTGCCAATCGGTGGCGGCGGTGGAGTCGTCGAATTCGGCGCACCCCGCAAGCCCCAACGCGGCACAGGCCACGACGGTCATCGGCCACGAGCGTCTCGGAGCTGCCCTGCGCACAATGGTCCAGCCTAGGGCGTCGGGCGTGAACCTTCGGTAAGCGGGGCTGATGAAATCGGCCACCATGGGTGTGTGACGATCACTGTTCTCGTTCCGGACGACGACGGCGTGGCCGCGCTGTCGGAAGTGGCCGGGGTACGACCGGTGCGATACAGCCTCGACGAACCGTTGCCGGCGGAGGCCGCCGAGGCCGAGGTGCTGATCCCGGGGGCCCGAGCCGCCGATGTGCTACCGCTGCTCGAGAAGACACCCAGGTTGCGGCTGATCCAGTTGTTGTCGGCCGGTGCGGAGGACTGGACGGGGGTCCTTCCGGAGGGTGTGCTGTTGTCCACCTGCCGTGGTGCACACGGTGGGAGTACGGCCGAGTGGGTGATGGCGGTCCTGCTGTCGTGGTGCCGACGACTGCCGGAGTTCGCCGAGGCGCAGCGGGCTCGCCGATGGTCCCGACTCGTCTCCGACACGCTTCAGGGCAAGCGGGTCCTCATCGTGGGGGCGGGGGACCTCGGACAGCAGTTGCGTCGCAGGCTGGAGCCGTTCGACGCGTGGGTGACGATGGTGGGACTGTCGGCCCGCGACGACATCCACGGAGTCGAAAAGCTGCCCGCGCTCCTGCCCGAGGCCGACGTCGTGGTGTTGTTGGTGCCGTTGACCACCCGGACCCGGGGGATGGTCGACGCGAAGTTCCTCGCGTCCCTTCCCGATGGGGCGTTGCTGGTGAACGCTTCCCGAGGGCCGGTCGTGGACACCGCGGCCTTGTTGGCCGAGTTGGAGTCGGGACGGCTGGAGGCGGCGTTGGACGTCACGGACCCGGAGCCGTTGCCGGAGGACCATCCGTTGTGGGGGTTGCCGAACGTGGTCATCACCCCGCATGTCGGCGGTGCGGTGGTGGACGCGCGTCGGCGTTCCTACGTGGTCGCGGCGGCGGAGATCGGACGATACGTGCGGGGTGAGCTGCCGAACAACCTCGTCCGCGGTGAGTACTGAGCACCGGTAGCACACCATGGCCTGGCGGGAGGACCGGGTGGTCCCCCGAAGGGGGTCGGCCGGTGACCGGGCCGCGACCCGTGGGCCACGGCCAGGTCAGCGCAACATCGATCCGCCGAAGTAGTCGTCGTCGTCCAGATCGCTCTCCTCGCCGGTGGACTGCGGCGTGGACGGGGAAGCCGCATCGGACTTGGACGTGATCGACGACGATGGGCCACCCGGCTCGATGATGTCGTCGAGGGCGTGACCCTCCTGGATCATCAGGTACGCCTGGCGCATGCCCTCGACACCGCCTTCCAACGCCTTGCGGACCTGGGGATCGTCGAGGAACCGCCCGGCGGCGATGTCGTTCCAGGACAGATCGCCCTTGTCGATGCGGGCCTGGAGTTCGCGTAGTTCCTTGGGCGCGTCCTTGCTGCGGGCGTGCTCGGTGATCTGCTCGATGTCCTGCTGCGACAGCCCGCTCTTCGGGAGCTTGGCCTCCAGCTGTTTGGCGTTGCTGATACTGCGGTCGAGTCCGAGTTCCGCCTGTTCGAGTTGTGCCATCGCCGCGGCAATGCGCGGATCCCGGGAAAGGTCGGGACCGGTCATGATGAACCCCTAACGAGTTGAAGTCGATACCAATGACGAGTGAACGTCAGGGTCGACCACGTGACGTGACGATCCAGTTCTCGTCTTCTTCTTCGAATACGCCAACCACCGTCCCGTCGGTGGGACAGACGGTGACGAATTCCAGTGAGCCGAATTCCGTCTGCAGCGCACGAAGGAACTCGCCGGGCGCCGCTGCGCGGACCCGGGCCCACGGCAACCTGAACGCACCGGGGCAGGTGGGGCTGAGGTGGAAGGCGTTGTCGTCGGTGAGAACGCCGACATCACGGGCGATGTCCCACCAGATTTGCTCGGTCCTCGCCACGCTGTCCGCCGTTTCGTGATCGACGCGGACGTCCGGTCGGACATCCAGGTGGATGACCGACCGGACGGCGCTTTCCGGTGTCACGCCCGCGACTGTCCACGCCTCGCCGAGCAGAGTCATGCCCGCCGCCTCAAGCAGTGTGGCCCGTTCGGCCCGAGAGGTCATCGCGTTCGCCTCGCGCCTCGGGCACCGGACGGGTGGTCCGTTGAGCTTGCGTCGTGAGGCCGTTCAGGATGTGCGCTCCGTGCGCCGAGCCGCATCACGCCTGCTCGTCCTCGGTCAGCACCTCGGTGATGACGGCGTGGGCGACCTGTTTCGGACCTTCCAGAATGACCAGTTCAGCGCCTTCGTGGAGGTACGGCCGAGCCAGTTCGGGGGCGAGGAAGCCGACCTTGACGAGCTCGGTGGTCTGTGGCGTCGGATCGATCCGCTGCAACAGAACGCTGACGGTCCTGGGGTCCGTGGCGGGCCACCCCGGTTCCGATTCGACCGCATCACCGGTCCGGAACGTCGTCGTCGACGCATAGACCGGTGCCGACGGGGGCCCGGAACGCCGCCCGCCCTGCTCCGGGGGAAGCCATGTCACGGTGGCGAGGGCGAGCGGGTTCTCGATGTTCTCAAGCATGTCCGCTGTTACTACCTTCCCAGATCCTGATTCCATCGCCTTGCTGGTTGATCTGCTCGAGCTGATCGGCGTCGGCGTACACAGCGGGCCCGATGCCGTCCAGGTTGTCACCTGGATGCCGATGCAGGCCATCGACCACGGACGACGGAACGTTGGTCTCCATCGTCACACCGTCACCCTGGTTGAGCACCTCTCCCCACCGGTCGGCATGTTCCCCGTGGAGCGCGAACCACTTGCCTTCCGAACTCCCACCTCCGGATTCGAAGCGGCCGGTCTCGGCGATCGCGTCGAACTCCCTGCCGTCGACGTTGCGGTAGAGGGTCACCGCGTCGTCGTCGCCACAACTCATGAGCCCGAGCGGGTCGAGCCACCGCAGCGGATTCACCACATACGCGTAGTGGTTCGGGGACGGTCTGAGCCCGAGCGGGTCGCACGAGACGTAGCGTCCGGTGTCCGGGTCGTAGTAGCGGTGGTAGTTGTAGTGGAGCCCGGTCTCCGGATCGCTGTACTGGCCGGGGAAACGCCACGGCGTCGACGCACTGCCGTGGTGCTTGATGACCGTTTTCCCCCAGAGCGTGGTGCGGTTGCGCCACGCGAGGTTGCCGGAGCCGTCCAACAGCTCCGTCGACGTGCCGATGCCGTCGGTGATCACCGCGTGGAAGTCGCCGCCGACCCACTGCTTCGCGGGGGACAACCGGCGCCGGATCTGGGTGAGGGGCCGGAACCGGCGAGGATGCCATTCCCATGTCGTCGCGTCGACGCCCGCGAGTACCTGCTCGGCGAGTCGCACGCCGTCCCAGATGAACTCGGTGCGTTCCACGACGGTGGAGCCGTCGGGTGCGAGCTTGTGCTTGGCGATACGCCTGCCGAGGGCGTCGTAGAGGTAGCGCCAGCGGGAACCGTCCGGCGTGCCGACCTCCACCAGGCGATCCTCGGCGTTCCAGGTGTAGTGCCACCGGAGCGTTGTCCCGCCCGCCTCGTACCGCACTTTGGTGACGACGCGACCTTGCCGGTCGTAGGTGTATCGGACGTTGCCCGCGGTGGTCAATCTGGTGCCGTCGTAGGCATACGAGTGTTGGCCATGGCCGCTCGGCGTATGCCAGCTCGCGTTCCGGATGTTGCCCGCGCGGTCGTAGGAATACTGTTCCTGTCCGCCCGGGCCGGCCACCTGCCTCACCCGCCCGGTTCCGTCGAGTTGGAGCCGCACCGTGCCGGTGGATGTGTCGTCCACGGCCTGTGGGGAGCCGTCCGGTCCGTAGCGGTACGACCGCTGCTGCAGCAGCCGGTAGCGCGGGGGCACCGTCGGTGTTCCGTCGGCGATCGAGATCGATTGGTCGATCAGGCGGCCGTTGCGGTCCCATTGCTGTGCGATCGTGGCGCCGTTGTCGAGTCGGCGTTCGATCTCACGGCCCGCCCCATCGAAACCGAATGTGATCATCCGGTCCGCCATCCGGAGTTCCCGAGGACACCCTCGGACGTCGTAGGACCATGTGCTCTCGACCCCGGTCGACGTGCGGCGGTGGACCCGTCTTCCCAACGCGTCGTAACGAGACGTCACCGTGTGGCCGTTGATCTGCTCGCTGAGCACCCGGCCACGCGCGTCTCGCCGGTAACGCACGGTGGCGTCGGGACTGGTCGCGGACAGCATCCTGCCCATCGGGTCGTACTCGAAGGTCGACACCCTGTCCTGGGCGCGTCGTTCGACGACCCGGCCGGAGAGATCCCTGCGGAACGTGGTCGTCTCTCCCGCACCGTTGACCCTGCTCGTCAACTGCCCGGCCGCGTCGTAGAAGTAGCGGATCTCCCGGCCGTCGTAGTCGATCTCGCGCACCACGTTGCCCGCGGCGTCCCGTTCATAGCGCCACGTCAGGCCGTGCGCGTTGGTGACCGCGGTCAAGCGAAGCAGCGGATCGTAGGTGTAGGTGAGGGTGTTGCCTTCCGCATCGGTGACCGAGACGGGAAGGTCGAACTGGGTGTAGCTGATCCGCCTCGTCAGCCCCGAGGGACCCACGTACGCGATCTCGTTGCCTTCGCCGTCGTATTCCCACCGTTCGGTGGTGCCGTCCGGCAGGGTCCGCCACGCCCGTTTGCCTTCGACGGTCCAGCCGAAGCGCGTGACGGCACCCACTTCGTCGATGATCGCCGTGATGCGTCCGAAGTGGTCCCGTTCGAAGCGTCGTGTCGCCCCTGAGGGGTCCGTCACCGCGAGCGGCAATCCGGCGGGATCGTACTCGATACGGCGGGTCTGGCCGAGCGCGTCGGTGATGGCGGTCGCGTTGCCCCGCTCGTCGTAGGAGTAGCGGGTCGTCGCACCGGTCGGATCCGTGAGGGACACCCGGTTGCCCCGCTCGTCGTAGGACTGCCGCCACACCGCGCCGTCGGGATCGACCACGGAGGTGGGCAGGCCCCACTCGTTGTACTCGGCGCGCGACTGTGTGCCGTCCGGTCCGCTGACGCCGGTGAGGTTGCCGTCGTCGTCGTAGCTGTAGCGAGTGGTGCGGCCGAGCGGGTCCGTGCGGGAGATCAGCCTGTTGTGCTCGTCCCATTCGCTGGTCGTGGTGTGTCCGAGCGGGTCGGTCTCCGCGATGACGTTGCCCTTGGCGTCGAGCTGGTAAACGGTGCTGTGGCCGAGAGCGTCGGTGAACCGGGTGATTCGGTTGTCGGGGTCGTAGGAGAACGTGCCGCTGAGGTACTTGCTGGAGCTGTGGTTGGCGACGCAGCGGCCGGCGTCGTCGTAGAAGTAGTGGTACCAGTGTCCGTTTCGGTCGGTCCACCGGACGAGCCGTGACTGATCGTCGTAGGAGAACCGCAAAGACCGTCCGGACGAGTTGACCACTTCGGCCAACAGGCCGGCATCGTCGTAGCGGTAGCGGACGAGCCGGGTCGTGGCCGTTGCCTCGGCCCTGTGACGAAGCCGCAGTTCGGTGATGCGGTCCCGGTCAGTGTCGACCTCGATGTGGTAACCGCCGCTGTGCCGGACGGCGGTGACACAGCCGACGGCATCGCGATCGAGGTCGAAGCGGTTGCCATTCCGGTCGGTGACGGCGGTCAACCGACGGACGGGATTGTCCCCCGCCGCGAAATGCAGTATCCGGCCGGACGTACGGTCGGTGACGCACCAGCCATCGGCCGTGGCGGCCAAGGTCCATCGCGGGCCGGTGACGGGAAGTACTTCGCCCTCCTCGGGGACCCGGGGATAGACCAGGACCATGCCGTCGTCGGCGACGAACACGACGCCGTCGTCGTCGAACTCCAGTCGTTGATCGAACGTCGACGCCCAGGAGCGGCCGTAGAAGCGACCCGCACGGTAGGACGACACATGCGTGCGTTTGATCACCAGCGGCAAGGCTCCGGGAAGTTCGACATCGGTCTGGCTCAGCACGACCTCACCGGAGGACACGTCCACGGGGTCGTTCTCACAGACCCGGTTCTGTTCCGGTGTCCGGGTGGTCTCCGGGTCCTGCGGTCGC
It encodes the following:
- a CDS encoding RHS repeat-associated core domain-containing protein — translated: MTAAYSEVENPLEILGQDPGLSGGSSIEDAIKNAGFQVQAVNWVWQKIVGEDLVSSIITPITGDFEKIAAAAAQWNNVCAALQAVRKNINAGAEELQPSWSGPAAESFANLIGITWTVGLEADAQAAKLIGVALSKVADGSKRACDQVLKLIERLVNKLIEAAAMLPIPVVGWGRAVKLVYDGIQIYNAIMDLIEGIKSIIDGATQVVNGIMDVGTALSKLGSADSISDLMNVANDVHKGVTDIRDGGSQIRDGATQASSAAGDLRTSTSSASENARGLVDERASAREQNTASSSSTDTATSGTGNGNRPGRSNALQHSGGDGEGLARPQDPETTRTPEQNRVCENDPVDVSSGEVVLSQTDVELPGALPLVIKRTHVSSYRAGRFYGRSWASTFDQRLEFDDDGVVFVADDGMVLVYPRVPEEGEVLPVTGPRWTLAATADGWCVTDRTSGRILHFAAGDNPVRRLTAVTDRNGNRFDLDRDAVGCVTAVRHSGGYHIEVDTDRDRITELRLRHRAEATATTRLVRYRYDDAGLLAEVVNSSGRSLRFSYDDQSRLVRWTDRNGHWYHYFYDDAGRCVANHSSSKYLSGTFSYDPDNRITRFTDALGHSTVYQLDAKGNVIAETDPLGHTTTSEWDEHNRLISRTDPLGRTTRYSYDDDGNLTGVSGPDGTQSRAEYNEWGLPTSVVDPDGAVWRQSYDERGNRVSLTDPTGATTRYSYDERGNATAITDALGQTRRIEYDPAGLPLAVTDPSGATRRFERDHFGRITAIIDEVGAVTRFGWTVEGKRAWRTLPDGTTERWEYDGEGNEIAYVGPSGLTRRISYTQFDLPVSVTDAEGNTLTYTYDPLLRLTAVTNAHGLTWRYERDAAGNVVREIDYDGREIRYFYDAAGQLTSRVNGAGETTTFRRDLSGRVVERRAQDRVSTFEYDPMGRMLSATSPDATVRYRRDARGRVLSEQINGHTVTSRYDALGRRVHRRTSTGVESTWSYDVRGCPRELRMADRMITFGFDGAGREIERRLDNGATIAQQWDRNGRLIDQSISIADGTPTVPPRYRLLQQRSYRYGPDGSPQAVDDTSTGTVRLQLDGTGRVRQVAGPGGQEQYSYDRAGNIRNASWHTPSGHGQHSYAYDGTRLTTAGNVRYTYDRQGRVVTKVRYEAGGTTLRWHYTWNAEDRLVEVGTPDGSRWRYLYDALGRRIAKHKLAPDGSTVVERTEFIWDGVRLAEQVLAGVDATTWEWHPRRFRPLTQIRRRLSPAKQWVGGDFHAVITDGIGTSTELLDGSGNLAWRNRTTLWGKTVIKHHGSASTPWRFPGQYSDPETGLHYNYHRYYDPDTGRYVSCDPLGLRPSPNHYAYVVNPLRWLDPLGLMSCGDDDAVTLYRNVDGREFDAIAETGRFESGGGSSEGKWFALHGEHADRWGEVLNQGDGVTMETNVPSSVVDGLHRHPGDNLDGIGPAVYADADQLEQINQQGDGIRIWEGSNSGHA